The Flavobacterium sp. IMCC34852 genome contains the following window.
TAAAGTAATGGCCGCTGCTACTATGATTAATTGCCATCCCCAAAAGTGCAGTTTGCTTAATAAGTCGCTAAACATTCTGGCTTTAAGCAAACGTTGCATTGAGTAATATACTCCTGCGAACATGGCGTTACCCACAAATGCGAAAATCACCGCATTGGTGTGTAAAGGTCTGAGACGTCCAAAACTCAGGAACGGAATTCCACTGGTGACATTGGGAAATAAAAACATAAATGCTAATATTAGCCCAACCAACATCCCTACAATACCAAAAACGATACTGGCATAAATGAAGTTCCTTACAATTTTGTTGTCATACTGAAATTGTTGCATTTCCATAATTATAATTGTTTTTCTTCGGTTATATTAATTTGATTTTTGTTAGTTTCTTTTACGAGCTCGTCGTCAAAAAGCATTCTGACGGATGGCGTATAGTCGTCGTCATATTGTCCGCCTCTTACTGCTTTAATGAAAGCATAGAGAAAGAATACTGCGACTACAATACTTATCGAGATTAACATATAAATGACACTCATACCTCTAATTTGTGTTAGACAAAATTACTTCTGCGATTATTCTTAAAACATGACATTTGTCATACTTCGGGTTTTATTTCTTGCCGGCAAAGACATTACTCATAATGGTTACAAAACTTACTATGGTTATTGTGCTCAAAGGCATGATAATCGCAGCTACTATAGGCAATAAATTACCGGTAACCGCGTAGCTCAAGCCGACTACATTATACAACAATGACAATCCGAAACTCAGGTAAATGGTTATCATGGCGTTTTTAGCATATTTCAAAAAGAAAGCTATTTTGGAGAACTGACTCGCGTCTAAAATCCCGTCACAAGCCGGTGAAAACACATTGACATTTTCCGAAATAGAAATTCCGATATTACTCTGTGCCAAAGCGCCGGCGTCATTCAAACCATCACCTATCATTAACACATTTTTACCTTGTTGTTGAAGGTTGTCGATATAGGCTAATTTTTGTTCAGGTTTTTGGTTGAATACTAAAACGGTACTTTCCGGCAGCATTTTCTCCAATATTTTGCGCTCTCCGTCATTGTCACCCGACAATACGATGAGATTGTATTTTTTGTCCAAACTTTCGAACAACTGCTCCAATCCTTTTCGGTATTGGTTGTTAAAAACATAACTGCCTTTGTAAACGCCGTTGATTTCAACATGGACTTTGGTTTTCTTATGGGTATTTTCACTCATGTGCTGCAAAAACTGAGAAGAACCTAATTTGATTTTGTTTTCTCCCAATTCGGCAAAAACACCTTTACCAATGATTTCTTCGAAATGGTTTACCTCCATTTTATCTTGAGGCGGAATAAAATCGTACAATCTTCGGCTCAACGGATGGTTGGAACCTCTGAGAGCATTCTTTAATAATTTTAATTCAAAATCATTTAAGACATCGCCTTCATAAGTAATGGATGTCTTTTTATTGGTGGTGATTGTCCCTGTTTTGTCGAAAACTATGGTATCCACTTTGGCCAGTTGCTCGATTACGATGGCATTTTTGAGGTATAATTTTCGGTTGCCCAAAATGCGCAATACATTGCCTAAAGTAAACGGAGCTGTTAAAGCCAACGCACACGGGCAAGCCACAATTAATATGGCGGTAAACACATTAAACGCTGTAGCCACATCTATAAAAATCCAATAGCCAAAAGACACCACAGACAACAGCAATAGCGCCGGTGTAAAATAGCGGCTGATTTTATCAGTGATGGATTTGTGTTTTTGGTCGACTTTCTTCTGGAAAACATCATTGCTCCACAATTGGGTTAAATAACTTTGTGAGACTGAAAACAAGACTTCCATTTCGATGACTTTGCCCAATTGCTTACCACCGGCGAAAATTTTGTCTCCGGATTTTTTCTCAATCGGAACCGCTTCTCCGGTTACAAAACTGTAATCGATGGAAGCTTTTTCGGAAATCAAAACACCGTCTACCGGAATTAATTCTTGGTTGCGAATCAACAGCCTATCTCCTTTTTTGATGTCGTATACTTGAACCGCTTCTTCTTTTCCATCAGATAAAATTTTGGTGATTGCAATAGGAAAATAGGATTTATAATCGCGTTCGAACGAAAGAAAATCATAGGTTTTTTGTTGGAACAACTTCCCTAACAACATAAAGAAAATTAACCCACACATGCTGTCAAAAAAACCTTGTCCGTAACCGAAAACAATGTCTACTGTACTTCGGATAAACATCACCACTATACCCAAAGCAATGGGAACTTCGATGTTTAACATACCTTGTTTGATGCTTTTCCAAGCGGCTACATAATAACCCGAAGCGGAATAAATAAACGCGGGTAATGACAATGCAAATGTCAGCCATCGGAAAAAGCCTTTGTATTGCTCTATCCAAAACTCATTGACTTCAAAATATTCCGGAAACGACAACAACATAATATTTCCGAAACAGAAAAAAGCAACGCCCAATTTGTAAATCAGTGTTCTGTCGACTTTCTTTTTGCCTTCGTCAAAATTTTCTAAGCTGATGTAAGGTTCGTAACCAATGGAACAAAGCATCTCTACAATTTGTTTGAGATTGGTCTGTTCGGGATTGTAAGTGATGCGGACTTTTTTATTGGGAAAATTAACTTGAGAAGCACCTATTCCCGGTTGAAGCCTTTGTAAATTTTCCAGAATCCAAATACACGAACTACAGTGTATATGAGGAATGTAGAGTGAAACAATATGTGTTGTACGCTCTTGGAACTCGAGGAGTTTGTTGACAATTTCTTCATTGGCTAAAAAATCATATTTGCCTTTAATATCGAGTGGTGTTGCGCCGGGCGCTGATTGAAAGTCATAATAACACGACAAGTCATTCTGACTAAAGATTTCGTAGACTGTTTTACAACCGTTGCAACAAAAACTCCTGTCATCAAAAAGAATTTCGTCTTTTTTTATGATTTCATTACCACAATGGAAACACTGTGATGTATTCATAATTTGCTCATTTTACCTGAAGCAAAGGTCACAAAAGTCTAAAAATTAAAATATGATATTTGTCATACTTTCAATATCTTTGTAGAAACAAACCTAAAACATCGTATGAGTAAATGTGAACAGTGTATCGTGAGACAATTCAGCTCGCTAAAGACATTGACCAAAGATGAGTTGCTCAAAATGGCCGATTGTAAAACCTCTTACACCATCAAAAAAGGAGATCCTATTTTTGAAGAAGGAGAGACTACCAATGGTATTTACTGTGTTAAAGACGGTGTTTGTAAACTTTCCAAATTGAGTTCCAATGGCAAAGACCAGATTGTAAAATTGGTCAAACCGGGCGAATTGTTGGGACAACGCTCCATGATTAGTGAAGAACCGGCCAATTTGAGTGCCGTGGCTTTAGAAGATATGGAAGTTTGTTTTATCCCAAAAGCAGAAATTATCCAGTTCTTTACCCAAAACAATCAATTTTCCATGAGTGTGATGAAAACCATTTGTGGCGATTTGAAAGAGGCCGATGATCATATGGTTGAATTGGCTCAGAAGAGTGTTAAAGAGCGTTTGGCCGGAACTTTAATT
Protein-coding sequences here:
- a CDS encoding Crp/Fnr family transcriptional regulator, coding for MSKCEQCIVRQFSSLKTLTKDELLKMADCKTSYTIKKGDPIFEEGETTNGIYCVKDGVCKLSKLSSNGKDQIVKLVKPGELLGQRSMISEEPANLSAVALEDMEVCFIPKAEIIQFFTQNNQFSMSVMKTICGDLKEADDHMVELAQKSVKERLAGTLIYLEETFGTDSDGSLRLQLSREELAGMIGTATESCIRLLSELKKSGWIDLIGKKIKIVDKNKLRRIAD
- the ccoS gene encoding cbb3-type cytochrome oxidase assembly protein CcoS; the encoded protein is MSVIYMLISISIVVAVFFLYAFIKAVRGGQYDDDYTPSVRMLFDDELVKETNKNQINITEEKQL
- a CDS encoding heavy metal translocating P-type ATPase; the protein is MNTSQCFHCGNEIIKKDEILFDDRSFCCNGCKTVYEIFSQNDLSCYYDFQSAPGATPLDIKGKYDFLANEEIVNKLLEFQERTTHIVSLYIPHIHCSSCIWILENLQRLQPGIGASQVNFPNKKVRITYNPEQTNLKQIVEMLCSIGYEPYISLENFDEGKKKVDRTLIYKLGVAFFCFGNIMLLSFPEYFEVNEFWIEQYKGFFRWLTFALSLPAFIYSASGYYVAAWKSIKQGMLNIEVPIALGIVVMFIRSTVDIVFGYGQGFFDSMCGLIFFMLLGKLFQQKTYDFLSFERDYKSYFPIAITKILSDGKEEAVQVYDIKKGDRLLIRNQELIPVDGVLISEKASIDYSFVTGEAVPIEKKSGDKIFAGGKQLGKVIEMEVLFSVSQSYLTQLWSNDVFQKKVDQKHKSITDKISRYFTPALLLLSVVSFGYWIFIDVATAFNVFTAILIVACPCALALTAPFTLGNVLRILGNRKLYLKNAIVIEQLAKVDTIVFDKTGTITTNKKTSITYEGDVLNDFELKLLKNALRGSNHPLSRRLYDFIPPQDKMEVNHFEEIIGKGVFAELGENKIKLGSSQFLQHMSENTHKKTKVHVEINGVYKGSYVFNNQYRKGLEQLFESLDKKYNLIVLSGDNDGERKILEKMLPESTVLVFNQKPEQKLAYIDNLQQQGKNVLMIGDGLNDAGALAQSNIGISISENVNVFSPACDGILDASQFSKIAFFLKYAKNAMITIYLSFGLSLLYNVVGLSYAVTGNLLPIVAAIIMPLSTITIVSFVTIMSNVFAGKK